The following nucleotide sequence is from Apium graveolens cultivar Ventura chromosome 4, ASM990537v1, whole genome shotgun sequence.
ctataaataattatatatattaccaCTATGGAAGTTGAATCCATTCTTCTTCCTCTCGCATATAGCTAGTATTTTCATCGTCCAGTTCATCAACATTCGGGAACACGGGCAACTGCAGCTCATTCTCAAGTTCTATTTCTACAGAGCCTTCATTTTCATCATCACAGTGGTCATAAAAGTTCTTTTCCGGGACTTTCAACACCACAGACCAAAATTTTTCAAGAGTATCATCAATGTAGCAAACTTGCTTAACATGTTTCCCTAGAACAAAAGGATCATTTGAAAATcctaatttatttaaattaaccAATGTATATCCCAACTCATCAACCTTAACCCCTTTGTTCATATCTACCCAATTGCAACGAAATATAGGGACTCTAAAATTATTATAGTCTAGCTCCCATATACTTGTTATAACTCCATAATAGGTATGTGAAGTATGTTCAACAGATTTAAATTTTTCAGAAAGCATTAATGTATCTGCAACAACACAAACACCACTACACTGTACTTGTCTATTATTATCACGCTCCTTGGTGCTATAAATAACCCCGCTGATTTTATAACCACTAAACGTAGGAACATTCTTTTTAGGCCCTTCTGCCATCCACCTTATATCATCACCTATGCTATTATGGTCATGGAGCAATTCCGTCTCAATCTGTacaataaaaaaaaaattaaacaatttttttaggtctgtgtttttattttttattggaTGTCTTCGACTTCTTATATTACTTGTCTGTATTGTTTTTAATCAGGACTACGTAACAAGGTAATAAACACATAAATAAAACTTACCTTTTTCCTGAACCATTCGGGGAATTGTTCATTCTGCTTGGTTTTTAGCCACACCTCGTCATTTTCATGCTGCTGGTATCTTAGCATTAAAGATGCCATATGTTCACTACAAGTAAAATCAATTGCTTCAATATATTTACCGAATTGCAGATAATGagaaaataacaaaatgcacacacacacacacatatgttAGTAACTTACTCAAAATATTGCCTCATGTGATTGCTATTTTGCAGAACACATAAGTGTGCTAGATGCAATTCCTCTTTGCTTGGCTTGATCATTGTCGCACCAGATAAAGGTTTGCTTATTGCATTTTGCTCATGCCTATCATTTTTTGGCAAACCTATGGTAGCTTCTTCAAAATTGACCAAACGTTCAACGGCCTCTTCGGCAACATATGCCTCGGCAATACAACCTTTGGGATGAGCAGCATTTCGAACATATACTTTAAACGCCTTCATATCTCTCTCAAAAGGATACATCCAACGTAGAAAGATTGGCCCGCAAAGCTTAACCTCTCTCACAAGATGAATTGAGAGATGGATCATGACATCGAAGAACGAAGGGGGAAAGTATTTTTCCAGCTGGCATAATGTTTCCACCAACTGAGATTGCATATTTTCCAATTTATCTACATCGATGACTTTGCTGCAAATTGCCTTGAAGAAAAGGCAAAACCTTATTATTGTGCACCTGACTTTTTTGTGCAGTACCGACCGAATCGCAATTGgaagcaaatgatgcaatattgtGTGGCAATCATGAGATTTCATTCCAACAAGCCGAAGTTTTTCCATATTTACAAGATTCTTGATATTTGAACAAAATCCATCCGATAACTTCATTTGAAGAAATGATGAGCAAACTACCTTCTTTTCAGCATTTGATAAGTTCCATGCAGCCAAAGGTACCTTCTCTTTCTTTCCGGGAGTTTTTGGCCTTAGCTCCATTCTTATTCCCATTTCTGCCATATCGAGACGGACTGACTCCCTATCTTTTGTCTTTCCGGGAATATTTAGCAAAGTtccaagtaaagcctcacatatatttttctcgatGTGCATCACATCGAGAACATGCCTAACTGGCAAAAATTTCCAATACTCAAGTTGAAAGAAGATAGATAACTTCTTCCAAACTGGTCTAGCATCACCTTTCTTCCGTTTATGTTGGCGTTGTGTCTTACCAAAGACATGGTCCCTTAGATGTTGTACTCTTTCAAAAACCTGCTCACCAGTTAATGGAATAGGACCAGCACCTGTCTCAACGCTATTATCAAAAGCTGCCTTTTGCTTTCTATACGGATGATGACGAGGCAACCACCTCCTATGCCTCATAACTACCGTCTTCCGATAGTGAACCAGCCTAGTAGCCTCTGTTTTATCAACACAAACAATACAAGCATTATATCCTTTAACTACATGTCCCGACAAGTTCCCCAAGGCCGGATAGTCACTTATTGTCCATAATAATATGCCCCTAAGTACGAAAGACTCTTGTCTATATGCGTCGTACACTTGTTTCCCGCGCCACAACTCCTGCAGATCTTCAATAAGTGGTTGAAGGAACACATCTATATCATTTCCAGGCTCGGTCGGTCCTGATATTAACAAGCAAAGCATAATGTACCTTCTTTTCATACAGAGCCAAGGTGGAAGGTTGTAAACCGATAGCAAAACTGGCCAACTTGAGTGATCAGTACGGTTTCCACGAAAAGGATTGAAACCGTCGGCGGATAAAGCTAACCGGAGGTTTCTACTCTCCGATGCAAAATCAGGCCACTTTTGATCGACATCCTTCCATGTTTGCGAGTCTGCTGGATGCCTCATTTTACCATCTTGTTGTCGTTCGGTCTCATGCCAAGTCATGTCCTTCGCAATCGCTGGTGTATTGAACAAATTTCTTATTCTTGGTATCAAGGGGAAATACCATAAGACCTTAGCAGGGACTCCTTCTTGTTCTTCTCCTTTCTTATTCAGTTTCCATCTAGAGGCCTTACATATGCGACAAGTAGTCTCATCTTCATCTTGTGGCCCACGATATAGTAGACAATTATTCGGGCATGCGTGTATCTTATCATAACCCATTCCTAATGCACATAAGGTTTTCTTCGCTTCATTGAAAGAAGAAGGGACATTGTTGCCTTCTGGTAGCAAAGACCCAATCAATAATAGAACATCAGAAAAACATGAATCAGACATACCATGCTTCACTTTCAAGTTGAATAACTTAACCAAAGCTTTCATCTTAGTGTAATTCTCACAACCAGGATAAAGAGGTTCATGCTCACCTTTCACATGGTTGATGAAATCTGAAGAATCTGAAGAAAGAACATCATCATCGTCAGCTTCACCCATTCTTGTGCAGAATTGGTAATTAGAAGATACCGAGTTGTCACTTTCATCCAATACAGGACTTTCTACAATATTTGGCTCCCCGTGCCATATCCAGCGAGTATACGTTTCATCAATACCATTTTGAAACAGATGGTTTTTAACAATCCGAGCTTTCCAAGATTTGCTATGTGCGCACTTTAAGCATGGACAACTTATTTTGTCTTCGTTATATCCATTCTCAAAGGCAAACATAAGTAAATCGTCCACTCCATTCTCAAACTCTCTTGTTCTTCTATCAGCTTTTAACCATGACCTATCcatattttgatataaaacaagCTGCAAAAAGAAAGTGACATGATGGTCAAAAACAGAGCATATACTATTAAGCTTATGACTAACTACCAAAACAATTACAAACCCAAATTCCCAAATAACCAAAACTATTAAGCTTATGACTAACTACCAAACCAAAACAATCAGCAACAACTACATAATCTATTAGCAATTAGTAACTAATTAAGCTTATCACAAACCCAAATTCCCAATGTGCATCACTTCAAACAATTAATTGCAGAGGTGACTAATTAAGATTATGACTAActaattaaacaattaactaattaagattatgactaactaattaaacaattaactaattaagattatgactaactaattaaacaattaactattaaGCTTATCACTTCAAACAATTAATTGCAGAGGTGAGCTTGTGTTAGAGCTTAAACCACTGAAACAATGGAGGAACCCTAAAACACTAAAAAGATAATTTAGGTTACGGATTTACCTAAAATGGAGGTCTCTGCGATGGAGGTCGAGGTTCGATGGGGGAGGTTGAGCTTGAGGTCGAGGTGCGATGGAGGAGGTGCGAAGCAGCTTGAGGTCGAGGTCGAGCTTGAGGTCGAGGTCGATGGAGGTTCGAGGAGGTCGAGGTGCGATGGAGCCGCCACGAATCACGATGGAGAGTACAGGAGGGGATAAGATGAGGAGTAATGAATGACCTAATTTTGACTTCAATTATTATGTTCTCATTCAGACATAACAAAGCTCAATGATTGGGttgttaaaattttaaataatccTTAAATTATGTCCAAGAATGTCAAAAtcaattaaatccaaataaaaatcGACTTATGGATAGTCATTTACAAATTTTATCGATGTTAATATCGACTTATTGTAGTCATGTACAAattttatcggaaaataatcaactcttcttgttcgtctttttaacagaaatccggtaaaagctgtagtccctgacacgggtactactacccagttgacttaattaatttctgaaatggatttgtcaacgatccaaccgtacggatgttaatatcgacttattgtagtcatgtacaaattttatcggaaaataatcaactcttcttgttcgtctttttaacagaaatccggtaaaagctgtagtccctgacacgggtactactacccagttgacttaattaatttctgaaatggatttgtcaacgatccaaccgtacggatgttaatatcgacttaTTGTAGTCATATACAAattttatcggaaaataatcaactcttcttgttcgtctttttaacagaaatccggtaaaagctgtagtccctgacacgggtactactacccagttgacttaattaatttctgaaatggatttgtcaatgatccaaccgtacggatgttaatatcgacttagtgtagtcatgtacagattttatcggaaaataatcaactcttcttgttcgtctttttaacagaaatccggtaaaagctgtagtccctgacacgggtactactacccagttgacttaattaatttctgaaatggatttgtcaacgatccaaccgtacggatgttaatatcgacttagtgtagtcatgtacagattttatcggaaaataatcaactcttcttgttcgtctttttaacagaaatccggtaaaagctgtagtccctgacacgggtactactacccagttgacttaattaatttataaaatggatttgtcaacgatccaaccgtacggatgttaatatcgacttagtgtagtcatgtacagattttatcggaaaataatcaactcttcttgttcgtctttttaatagaaatccggtaaaagctgtagtccctgacacgggtactactacccagttgacttaattaatttataaaatggatttgtcaacgatccaaccgtacggatgttaatatcgacttagTGTAGTCATGTACAGATTTTATCGGAAAATATAAGATGTTTAAAATAAAGTCATCTTTTTAACGAAACACTGAACCGAATAAAAATCTTCTAATCGAAATTATTAACTAAACAATTGTAACAAAGTATGTCTAACAACAGTTTTTCAGACAagataatttaatttttaaaaattaaaatatattaaaagaCATTACATACCGTTAGATTGAGGTACTATCTCAAATCAGCACCGTTCATTTGATTTTTCATTTCCCCCCAATCAAAAATTGTCTCCCACCTTGGCTTCGCGGTGTTTACTTTACCAGTTTACATTCAcaatttcatttttcattttcattttatcACACGCGACAACGGCGATCACAGGCGACAACGGCGATCACAGGCGACAACGGCGATTACTCAACCTAGCATCACACGCGACAAGGGCGATTACTCAACCGTTTAATCACTGGTATGGGCTTAAACCCTAGAACCCTAGCGTCCCTGATTTTATCTTTTGTATTTGGGGTTTTTTCATCTTATGTATTTAGGGGTTGTAGAGTATATGATATTTTGGGTATCTTCATTCCGATTATATGCGTCCTTTGCATGCATTTTGTCACTCACTCTTGATTTTGAGTCCCTGATTTTATGTATTTAGGGGTTTTGGGTTtctattttgaatatatgatggTTGTGGGTTTCGATTTTGAGTCCCCGATTTCATGTATTTAGGGGTTGTGGGTTTCGATTTTGAGAAATGCATTTTGTGGATTTTGAATATATGATGCTGCTTGTGGGTGTTGATTTTGTGGGTTTTCACTATGCTTGTggggttttgaatatatgatgcTGCTTGTGGGTGTTGATTTTGTTGATTTTTTGGGTTTTCACTATGCTTGTGGGGTGTTCTATGCTTGTGGGGTGTTCTATTTTGTTGATTTTGTGGTTTTCACTATGCTTGTGGGTGTTGATTTTGTATTTTCACTATGCTTGTGAGTCCCTGATTTCATGTGTTCTATGTTTCACTCTAGATTTTAGTGTTCCTCTAAATACACTCTGCATATACACTCAGCATCCCTGATTTTAGTGTTTCACTATGCTTGATTTTAATGTTTCACTTAAGATTTTGTGGATTTTGATCCACATTGCCTCTGTTTGATTCACGGAACACATAAACACATTGCCTCTGTTTGAGTATATATGTTTCGTGCATATATGCGAAGTCCTTTTAGATATATGACAGCTCATTTTACATGTTCTATATTATGTGACTCTGAAATTTGGTTTTTCTTCCATATACATTTGATACATGTGTTTTAAACTTTAGTTTTTGTTTGGTGTATAGATAATGGCCACTCCGAAAAAGAAAAGTGAGTCAAAGAAGACAGAAT
It contains:
- the LOC141719303 gene encoding uncharacterized protein LOC141719303, producing the protein MDRSWLKADRRTREFENGVDDLLMFAFENGYNEDKISCPCLKCAHSKSWKARIVKNHLFQNGIDETYTRWIWHGEPNIVESPVLDESDNSVSSNYQFCTRMGEADDDDVLSSDSSDFINHVKGEHEPLYPGCENYTKMKALVKLFNLKVKHGMSDSCFSDVLLLIGSLLPEGNNVPSSFNEAKKTLCALGMGYDKIHACPNNCLLYRGPQDEDETTCRICKASRWKLNKKGEEQEGVPAKVLWYFPLIPRIRNLFNTPAIAKDMTWHETERQQDGKMRHPADSQTWKDVDQKWPDFASESRNLRLALSADGFNPFRGNRTDHSSWPVLLSVYNLPPWLCMKRRYIMLCLLISGPTEPGNDIDVFLQPLIEDLQELWRGKQVYDAYRQESFVLRGILLWTISDYPALGNLSGHVVKGYNACIVCVDKTEATRLVHYRKTVVMRHRRWLPRHHPYRKQKAAFDNSVETGAGPIPLTGEQVFERVQHLRDHVFGKTQRQHKRKKGDARPVWKKLSIFFQLEYWKFLPVRHVLDVMHIEKNICEALLGTLLNIPGKTKDRESVRLDMAEMGIRMELRPKTPGKKEKVPLAAWNLSNAEKKVVCSSFLQMKLSDGFCSNIKNLVNMEKLRLVGMKSHDCHTILHHLLPIAIRSVLHKKVRCTIIRFCLFFKAICSKVIDVDKLENMQSQLVETLCQLEKYFPPSFFDVMIHLSIHLVREVKLCGPIFLRWMYPFERDMKAFKVYVRNAAHPKGCIAEAYVAEEAVERLVNFEEATIGLPKNDRHEQNAISKPLSGATMIKPSKEELHLAHLCVLQNSNHMRQYFE